The region CGATTTCTGCCGCTTTACGGAACTCCCCTTGTTGGGCGTTCTTCTCTCGTACCGCAACCTCCAGGAACCGCCTGGAAGGCCCGTCGGCGATGTCGTCGGTAACCCGAAGGTACTCCTCGTAACCGGCGCGCAACGCGGGAATAAAAACCCTCTCCATGGCGGCAAGCAGGGCAGCTCCGCTAGGCGCGTTTAGCGCGGCCTCGAACAGCCTGACCAGACCCGTATCGTCGCCAACTTCAAGGGTTCGGTCGGGATAGCGCAGCTCCAGCACGCGCGTCCGGGATGCATCGGCGGTCATCGCATTCTGCCACGCCGCCCGCCCCAGCAGCGCCTTCGATTCCAGGCGGCTCACGTCGGGCACCCACCCGGCGCAGGCGAGGGTCAGCGCACGCTCCAGATAATAGAAGCGCTTCAGGATCTCCGCCGCATCCAGCCTCATCAGCCGGTCCCGCCGATGCCGCGTCGGCAGCCAGCTTATCTGCTCGGTCACCTAATCCTCCTTTCGTGATCCAGGCCGCTAGGACGCCCCACCGTCCAAGTCAAACGCCCGAGAGTAGCAACCCTCGCGAACTACCTCCTGCGAGCATCATAAACGTATATATACGTATAGTCAAGCCGGGCTATGGCTCTACGGGCACGGTGGTGTTGGATCGCTCTCGGCTCGGGCGTCTAGTCGGGAGCGGGGGCCTTTCTTTTGCTGCGGCCTGGCTTTAGCTCCCGCATTTGATTGGGCGTCGCTCGGCTCAACACGGTCGTTATGCGCAATTTCCCTCCCCGGACCCAGACGTCCGAGTACTCAAAGGGCTCTCCGTTGGCCAGGTAGCTGACCTGCTCCAGGTACAGCACCGGCTCGCTCGCTTCGGTGCGCAGCAGCTCCGCCTTTGTTCCGGCCGTCGTCGCCGCGAAGGCCCGTTGGCCCCAACCGATCTCCAGCCCGCATCGGTTCTCGATCGCGTTGAAAAGGGGCACGCTCGTGAAGTCAACCTTCGCCAGCTCAGGACAGAGCGTAATACGGACGTAGTTCTCCATCACAACAAGGGGTTCCCCTTCGACGAGACGGCGGCGGTGTATATAGAACAGTTGCTCGTCCTCTGGCAGATCCAGAAGCGTCCGAATCTTGTCGGGGCCGCGGACGATCTTCTGTTCGAGTACCTCGGTTACGAAATCCCGACCGCTGGCCGCCAGGATCTCGTACATGGTAACCAGCCGTTGGGCCAGGGGAAGATCCCCGCTCGGAGCAGAGACGAACGTACCCCTGCCCTGCACCTGGGTGAGGAGCCCTTCCTCCACGAGCGACTGCAAGGCCTGGCGGAGCGTGCCGCGGCTCACCCCGAACTCGGCGGCCAACTTGTCCTCCGCCTTGAGCTTGTAGTGCCTTGGCCACTGACCAGAGCGCACCCGCTGCCGGATCACCTCCGCGATTTGCTTGTATAGTGGTGTCGGATCTGCCCGATCGATCACAAATAATTTATATACGTATATGAAGGAATACGCAAGTACCAGCTTCTCAAGAGCTGTGCCCCTAAAGGATACCGTTGGTTTATTGATCGGGGGCGCTGCATACTTCGGGAGGCAGTCCAACAGCCACTCTCCTGGAGAACAAAACCATGTCGATGCACCCACAACCTATCGGCCTCATCCCCCGAAGATGCAGCCGTGTCCTAGACACTCGCCGGATCAAGGCGCGGACCTTTCCAGCTCCCGGTAATCCGCTCCCAGCTTCGGGCGGAAGGGTTGCCTCTCTTCGAGATAACCCTCCGCGAAGGGCAAAAGCTCCTCCAAGTCTTTGCAGGTGTGGTTGCGACTTACCGCCTCATGCAACCCCCACCAGATCAACGCCACGGGGTTGGACTGTGGGCTCCATGGCGGCAGCAGAGGCAAGCGTACTCGTCCTCCGCTCGCTTCGAGGTGCTCCTCGACCCGTCTGCCGGCATGGCTCGAGTCGTTGGTCCGTTGCCAGGTGCAAGGTGCGGTGGCAGCGGTAGGTCCTCCCAAGCTCTTCGAGCAGCTTCAAAAACAGCTCGGAATTCTTGCTCTCTCCTATCACCCAGTGGAAACGACCCGTCCTCCAGTTGAGCGCTGTACTGATCCACGCCTTGCGGTTGGTGGCGGGGGTGGTAAGCTTCTTCTGCTGTCCCTTGCGCATCCAGCAGAAAC is a window of Rubrobacter xylanophilus DSM 9941 DNA encoding:
- a CDS encoding GntR family transcriptional regulator; translated protein: MDCLPKYAAPPINKPTVSFRGTALEKLVLAYSFIYVYKLFVIDRADPTPLYKQIAEVIRQRVRSGQWPRHYKLKAEDKLAAEFGVSRGTLRQALQSLVEEGLLTQVQGRGTFVSAPSGDLPLAQRLVTMYEILAASGRDFVTEVLEQKIVRGPDKIRTLLDLPEDEQLFYIHRRRLVEGEPLVVMENYVRITLCPELAKVDFTSVPLFNAIENRCGLEIGWGQRAFAATTAGTKAELLRTEASEPVLYLEQVSYLANGEPFEYSDVWVRGGKLRITTVLSRATPNQMRELKPGRSKRKAPAPD
- a CDS encoding transposase; this encodes MGGPTAATAPCTWQRTNDSSHAGRRVEEHLEASGGRVRLPLLPPWSPQSNPVALIWWGLHEAVSRNHTCKDLEELLPFAEGYLEERQPFRPKLGADYRELERSAP